The Aerosakkonema funiforme FACHB-1375 genome includes the window AGTTTGTCGAGGGGTACGTACCCGGTCAATGGTCGAAACCGTGGCAAGGAAAGGTAAAATCGAAAGGTTGGATGAGCGTAAGGGCAGCAATTACCGCAGTGATGCGAAATAATTCTCTCAGCGAACTCTTGAAGGATTGCATTTCCTTTGGGGGAGATGTGGATACGGTAGCGACGATCGCACTAGCGGCAGGTTCGTGTAGTGAGGAAATCTCCCAGGATCTTCCATCTCATCTTATCGAAACCTTGGAGAATGGCTCCTACGGCAGAGATTATCTGATTGAGTTGGAGCGGCAGTTAATGAGGAAACTTGAAGAAACCGATCGCTAACAACTAGCAGAGCCACGAAAATTAGCCCTTTCTCTTAATTAACCAGGATTAGCAATAGCTGGATACGTCTTCGCCGCATTCATCCGCCAGGTAGCACAAAGCGCGGAAACGCAAAGTACTTACTTCCTCATAAAGCGGATTCAGCTTACACATCGGCGGAATGTGAAACAAGGTACGACCGAACACTTTCACATCCCGTTCAAAGGGGCACTGGGCCGGAATCATTTGGCAGAGGCGGTGAGCTAGTTCCCGATCTTTAACATCTACTCGCTCCAGCATTCGGCGCAAAGGTTGCAGCAGATCGAATTTCTGCTTGGCTGGGCCCTGCTGCAAAGGTGTTGCGGTTACTAGATCTGCTGGCTCAATCCATGCCCAAGTTGTCAAAGTACGATTTTGTATGGTAGAATCAGTTACACTCATTTTTCTTCTCCTTCTTGCCAACTAAGGATCTGCTTTCCTCTGTTGGTTAAATACAGCATGACAAATTTATTTACCGGATCGTCACACCCGTTTGGTTGATGTTTGAGTGACAATCGAGTTTTAAACACTGAACTTAGGGTTGATATTTTTCCTCTCTCTTTAGAGAGAGATGGTATATAACAATTTATTTTCCACAACCCAAAAAGTTTTGCGTGAGTAATATTACGGAACTTTTGACTGGAGGTAGCATAAGTAAATTGACTAGAGCGCAATCCGGCAAGTTCCTTAATTGCCGTAGAGACACTCTGCGTGGTAGACGGTGAAACAATAACAATGGGATGAGCATTGCAAAGGTTTACATTACCACACAGAGTTTAACATTTTTTTAAAATTGTCAAGTGAGTAGGGCAAAATTTTTGCCCTGATTTTGCATAAATCAGTATAAGGGTAGATGACATAAAGAGGGTAAAAGGAAAATATTTTCCCTTTACCGTCTTTCCAGAAAACAAGCGATCGCCAAACCAGTAAACTAGGAAGCGACCCTAGCAGTGACGCGACGGCGACGACCTGTAGCTTTAGCTGGAGGTGGTGCATCGGGAATTTGCATCAAGAAGACCAGCAAAGGACGACTTTGGAGTTCGCGGCGCAGCAGTCGCTGTAGCGCTTGTTCGATTTGGACTTGCAAACCAGCCCAGTCCACTTCCAGTTCTTCACCATCAAAAGAACGAGCGAATTCTTGCCAGCGATCGTTCAACAAGTTTTCGATCGTCTGCTGGACAAGCTTTTGCAGCAAAGACCGTTCCACTGTAGTGACCACACCTCTTAAGTGTACTTCCGGCTTAGCCACCAGTTTGCCTTCCCAATCGATCGCACTAGCCACAGTCACAACACCATCTTCTGCCAGTTGCTGACGTTCCTTGAGAATACTGTCGTGCAGAAGACCGGCGTTATCGACCAGTTGAATACCTGCGGGAACC containing:
- a CDS encoding Mo-dependent nitrogenase C-terminal domain-containing protein — protein: MSVTDSTIQNRTLTTWAWIEPADLVTATPLQQGPAKQKFDLLQPLRRMLERVDVKDRELAHRLCQMIPAQCPFERDVKVFGRTLFHIPPMCKLNPLYEEVSTLRFRALCYLADECGEDVSSYC